Proteins found in one Acanthopagrus latus isolate v.2019 chromosome 3, fAcaLat1.1, whole genome shotgun sequence genomic segment:
- the LOC119016741 gene encoding probable ATP-dependent RNA helicase ddx6: MATARTENVGPVVMGLNKQNGQLRGQTKPASVQPAPTTQGKALGAPQIAGGAAQDGGGIKFGDDWKKSLKLPPKDTRVKTSDVTSTKGNEFEDYCLKRELLMGIFEMGWEKPSPIQEESIPIALSGRDILARAKNGTGKSGAYLIPLLERIDLKKDHIQALVMVPTRELALQVSQISIQISKHLGGVKIMATTGGTNLRDDIMRLDETVHVVIATPGRILDLIKKGVAKVDRVQMMVMDEADKLLSQDFVVLIEDIISFLAKNRQILLYSATFPISVQKFMAKHLQKPYEINLMEELTLKGITQYYAYVTERQKVHCLNTLFSRLQINQSIIFCNSTQRVELLAKKITQLGYSCFYIHAKMMQEYRNRVFHDFRNGLCRNLVCTDLFTRGIDIQAVNVVINFDFPKNAETYLHRIGRSGRFGHLGLAINLITSEDRFNLKAIEDQLVTDIKPIPGSIDKSLYVAEFHSSGGDCDVEEVEEKSGHQQDSA; the protein is encoded by the exons atggcAACTGCCAGAACAGAAAACGTCGGCCCAGTCGTCATGGGACTGAACAAGCAGAACGGGCAGCTCAGAGGACAGACCAAACCAGCTTCGGTCCAGCCAGCACCCACAACTCAAGGAAAGGCTTTGGGTGCACCCCAGATAGCAGGCGGTGCTGCTCAGGACGGAGGAGGCATCAAGTTTGGAGATGACTGGAAAAAGAGCTTAAAGCTCCCTCCCAAAGACACCAGGGTCAAAACCTCA GATGTGACGTCAACCAAGGGGAATGAATTTGAAGATTATTGCCTCAAACGAGAACTCCTGATGGGCATCTTTGAGATGGGCTGGGAGAAACCGTCTCCTATTCAG GAGGAAAGCATTCCCATCGCCCTGTCTGGACGGGATATTCTGGCTCGGGCCAAGAACGGAACAGGGAAGAGTGGAGCTTATCTCATCCCACTGCTGGAGAGAATAGACCTGAAAAAGGACCACATACAGG CGCTCGTCATGGTGCCCACCCGTGAGCTGGCCCTGCAGGTGAGCCAGATCTCGATCCAGATCAGCAAACACCTTGGAGGAGTCAAAATCATGGCTACCACAGGCGGCACCAACCTGCGAGATGACATCATGCGCCTGGACGAGACCG TGCATGTTGTCATCGCCACGCCCGGGAGGATCCTGGACTTGATAAAGAAGGGAGTGGCAAAGGTGGATAGAGTCCAAATGATGGTGATGGATGAG GCGGATAAGCTGCTGTCTCAGGATTTTGTGGTGCTCATCGAGGATATCATCAGCTTCCTGGCCAAGAACAGGCAGATCCTGCTCTACTCTGCAACCTTCCCCATCAGTGTGCAGAAGTTCATG GCCAAGCACCTTCAGAAACCGTATGAGATTAACCTGATGGAGGAACTGACTCTGAAGGGCATTACTCAGTACTACGCCTACGTCACAGAGAGGCAAAAAGTCCACTGCCTCAACACGCTGTTCTCCAGG CTTCAGATCAACCAGTCCATTATCTTCTGTAACTCCACTCAGAGGGTGGAGCTCTTGGCCAAGAAGATCACTCAGCTGGGCTACTCCTGCTTCTACATCCATGCCAAGATGATGCAG GAATACAGAAACCGTGTGTTCCACGACTTCAGAAATGGACTGTGCAGGAACCTGGTCTGCACTG ATCTCTTCACCAGAGGTATTGACATCCAGGCTGTCAATGTCGTCATCAACTTCGACTTCCCCAAGAATGCTGAGACTTACCTCCATCGTATTGGGAGATCAG GGAGGTTTGGTCACCTGGGCTTGGCCATCAACCTGATCACATCAGAGGACCGATTCAACCTGAAGGCCATCGAAGACCAGCTGGTGACCGACATCAAGCCCATTCCAGGCAGCATCGACAAGAGCCTCTACGTGGCTGAGTTCCACTCGTCCGGTGGCGACTGTgatgtggaggaggtggaggagaagtcAGGACACCAACAGGACAGCGCCTAA
- the tomm40l gene encoding mitochondrial import receptor subunit TOM40B produces MGSVLAASSPNPPPPASGGAAVPGLTVPPGFGMPPVSSVLTPNEAASGQQPEAENPLPNPGAFDECHRKCKEVFPMQMEGVRLTVNKGLSNHFQVNHTVLLSTLGDSSYRFGATYVGTKQMGPAEFFPVMVGDMDNSGSLNAQIIHQISSGVRSKLAFQTQQNKFVNWQGDAEIRGEDFTATITLGNPDVLVGSGIVVTHYLQSITPDLALGGELVYHRRPGEEGAVMSLVGRYTGSNYIATLTLGSAGAHASYYHKANDQLQIGVEFEASSRMQDTSVSFGYQLDVPKANLLFKGSVDSNWVVGATLEKKLLPLPLSLVLCTFLNHRKNKFQCGFGVTIG; encoded by the exons ATGGGCAGTGTTTTGGCTGCCAGCTCCCCCAACCCTCCACCACCAGCCTCTGGTGGTGCTGCCGTCCCGGGGCTGACGGTGCCGCCAGGCTTCGGGATGCCTCCAGTTTCCTCAGTTTTAACCCCTAATGAGGCAGCCTCAGGACAGCAGCCGGAGGCAGAAAACCCTCTGCCTAACCCGGGTGCATTTGATGAGTGTCATCGCAAGTGCAAAG AGGTGTTCCCTATGCAGATGGAGGGCGTCAGGCTAACTGTCAACAAGGGCCTTAGCAATCACTTCCAG GTGAATCACACTGTGCTGCTGAGCACCTTGGGAGATTCGTCCTACAGGTTTGGTGCAACATACGTTGGAACAAAGCAGATGGGTCCAGCAGAG ttttttccaGTCATGGTGGGAGACATGGACAACAGCGGCAGCCTTAACGCCCAAATCATCCACCAAATCTCCAGCGGAGTACGATCCAAATTGGCCTTCCAG ACACAACAGAACAAGTTTGTGAACTGGCAAGGCGATGCTGAGATCAGGGGAGAGGATTTTACTGCAACCATTACTCTTGGAAACCCAGACGTCCTTGTCGGCTCTG GTATTGTTGTAACACACTACCTCCAGTCCATAACACCAGATCTGGCGCTGGGAGGGGAGCTGGTTTACCACCGCAGGCCTGGAGAGGAAGGTGCAGTGATGTCTTTAGTTGGCAGGTACACAG GTAGCAACTACATCGCCACATTGACGCTTGGCTCAGCGGGGGCTCACGCTTCATACTATCACAAAGCCAACGACCAG TTGCAAATCGGAGTGGAGTTTGAAGCGAGCAGCCGCATGCAGGACACCAGCGTGTCATTCGGTTACCAGCTAGATGTTCCAAAAGCCAATTTACTGTTTAAAG GTTCAGTGGACAGTAACTGGGTAGTCGGTGCCACGTtagaaaagaagctgctcccGCTGCCGCTCTCTCTGGTCCTCTGCACCTTCCTCAACCATCGCAAGAACAAGTTCCAGTGCGGTTTCGGCGTCACCATCGGTTAG